Part of the Vicinamibacterales bacterium genome is shown below.
AGTACATCGCCTTGTGTCCCGCGGCGCAGACGCACCGCACGATCCGCCGCGAGTCGCTGACGCCCGACAGCACCGCCGGGATGAAATCGGCGAGCTCGACCCAGCTGGCGGCGGCGTCGAACACCGCAGGCGCGACCTCCAGGCACCGCCAGATCTTGGACCACCACCATTCCGACGAGTAGGTGCCGCCGATCGGCGCCAGCAGCTCGGGCGCGTGCCGGCGCGCCGTCTCGGTGATCGCCGCCGCCTGCCCGGCGGAGGTGTGATCCTTCCAGAGCCAGGCGTGCGCCGCAGGCTCGGACGCCCACGTCGGATCCAGCGCCAGCGGCCGCGCCTGGGCGTCGACGGGCAGCGGCGTCGATCCGGTCGTGTCCGAGCCGATGCCGATCACGCGGTCGCGGGTGAACCCCGGCTCGCGGTCCGCGTCACTCAGCGCTCCGGCGACCGCGGCCCCGAGCCCCTCGATGTAGTCGGCGGGATTCTGCCGCGCGAGGTGCGGCTGCTTCGGATCGAGCAGGACGCCGTGGTCCCCGCTGGGGTACTCGAACACGCGCGTACCGACCACGCGTCCGTCCGCGGTATCGACGACCACCGCGCGAACGGAGTTGGTGCCGAAATCGACGCCGATGGTGTAGGAGGACTGTCGCATGTCTCGCACAGGAGAACCCGAGAACCGGAGCGGAAAAACTGTCTGCCCCTGTTCTCCGGCTCTCCCGTAAAACGGTTCACCCAACCAGCACGGGCGATACGACGTCGAGCACGTCCGGGCCGGTGCCGGCCCGACGCGCCTTGTCGAGCTGCGGCTGCAACGCATAGATCCGCACGGCCTTCAGCGCCAGATTGGCGAAGTTGATCATGCTGCGCTCGATGGCGCGCGTCGGGTCCTCGCGGTAGGTGAACTGGTCCTGGCTGTAGTAGCCCTGGTAGTCACGGATGAAAGTCGTGTAGAGATACTCGACCGACTCGGGAATCGAAATCGTCCCGAACATCAGGTCCTGATCGTTGCGCCCCTGGCGCGCGTCGTTGATGTCGAACTTGTGCACCGGCACGCCGGCCCAGTCGGCGAGATCGCAGGCCGTCGAGGCGGTCGTCGCTTCCATCTTCTGGTGGCCGTAGTCGATGGTCAGGCCGCAGTTGTTTCCGCCGCACGCCTGGTTCACCTTTTGCGCGACGACGATCGCGGACGCCGCGGTCGGCACGACCATGAACAGCTCGCGCGGCTCGTATGGCTTGGGCTCGATGCCGAGCTTGACGCCGTGTTTCAGGCATTCGCGGTTCACGGCGATGAGCGCTTCGGCGAACCATTCGAGCTGCTGGCGATAGTCGATCTGGAAGTGATAGTCGGCGCCGTCCGATCCGGGCCACACGCTCAGGACCCCGATCTTCATGATCTTGCAGATCTCCAGCCCCTTCATGATCTCGTCCAGCGCGGCGCGGCGCAGCGCCGGATCGGGATTGCACGGCCCGCCCAGCTTGAACCTGGGGTTGGTCCAGACGTTGATGTTGCACGCGGTGACCGTCATGCCGAGGTCCTTCAGGAACCCGTGCTGCGCGCGCTCGATTGCGGCGGTATCGAGATCGCCGTTCAGCGTCTTCTCGAACACGCTCTGATGGATCTCGACGGCGTCGACGCCGGCGGCCTTCGTGCGCCGGCACTGCGCTTCGAAGGTGTTGCTGAAGGTGGGGTCGTCCGAGTGGTATCCCGGAGGTGCAAAGCGGTCGTAGAAGTCACCGGCGGACCAGTGGCCCACGCTGTGACGGATGTTCATGGCCTTCAGGAACTCGATCGACTCGGCCCGCCCCATGTAGCTCTTCTTCGCGGCGGCGAACGCAAGTTGATCGGCGGTGAAACGGGACATTGGTCCTCCTCCGGACCGGGCATCGTACTATATCGAGCACTCACCCCAAATTGGCTGCGGACTGGAGATGCAAACGTCGCCATGACGCGTCGTCCGGCAGCGGACGAGCGGGCGCCCAAAGGCGCTGCCGGCGGCGATATAGTCGGTGTCGGAGGTTGCGGCGATCAGCAGCCACGCGGTTATCCGGCACACGTGCGCTCCCATGCAGCTCCCTGATGTAAGCGATTACAGGCCCGGCTGATCCTACAGGATTTCGATATGCGCATGCTTCGCTTTCTTGTCACGGCCGCCACCATCGCGCTGGTCACCTTCAGCGCCACGGCGCAGAAGCGCGCCGGCGATTATCCCGTGCAGCCCGTGCCCTTCACCGCGGTGCGGCTGAACGACGTGTTCTGGGCGCCGCGGATCGAAACCAATCGGAAGGTGACGATCCCCGCGGCCTTCCAGAAGTGCGAAGAGTCGGGCCGCATGAACAACTTCGAGCGGGCGGCCCAGGCGCTCCGGGGGGAGCCGCACGACATGAAGGCGCCCCCCTACCCCTTCGACGACAGCGATCTCTACAAGGTGATCGAAGGCGCCGCGTACGTCCTCAACGTGCAGCCGGATCCGCAGCTCGACGCCTACGTGGACAAGCTGATCGCCAAGATAGCCGCCGCGCAGGAGCCGGACGGCTACATCTACACGACGCGGACGATCGATCCGAAGAACCCGCATCGCTGGGCCGGCGCGGCGCGCTGGGTCAACGAGCGCAACGACAGCCACGAGCTCTACAACCTCGGCCACCTGTTCGAAGCCGCCGCC
Proteins encoded:
- a CDS encoding TIM barrel protein; amino-acid sequence: MSRFTADQLAFAAAKKSYMGRAESIEFLKAMNIRHSVGHWSAGDFYDRFAPPGYHSDDPTFSNTFEAQCRRTKAAGVDAVEIHQSVFEKTLNGDLDTAAIERAQHGFLKDLGMTVTACNINVWTNPRFKLGGPCNPDPALRRAALDEIMKGLEICKIMKIGVLSVWPGSDGADYHFQIDYRQQLEWFAEALIAVNRECLKHGVKLGIEPKPYEPRELFMVVPTAASAIVVAQKVNQACGGNNCGLTIDYGHQKMEATTASTACDLADWAGVPVHKFDINDARQGRNDQDLMFGTISIPESVEYLYTTFIRDYQGYYSQDQFTYREDPTRAIERSMINFANLALKAVRIYALQPQLDKARRAGTGPDVLDVVSPVLVG